The window TGCATTCATCACAATCACAAATATCCCACCATATATGGCCAGAGGATGATTTTCCTTCATAACAAGGTTTTCCATCTTCACAGAATGCTTTAATTACAAGACCTTTTTTCAGCAACATATGGTACGGGTTGCAACATTGCCATCTGGGTTTGAAAGACTGTTATATCCTTTTTTTCTAGTGGAGCCTTCACGAATCTTGTCTCTACTTCTCCATTTTCTTTCCTGATAAAGAAAGGATTATTGGACTAGATCGGCTGAACTGCTTGATGAAGTGACTCATACTTCATGATCCATGACTCTGGGAAAAGGGAAGTCATTTGGTCCCATGTAAGCTGTCTAGGGACAAATGTACACATCGGAGTTAATCCCGGATCAACTTGAATAAGCAATGCATCATCAGTTTGAGCAATTTCTGGGACTGCTACATCAAAGGCATGATTTTGGAGCCTATAAACAAGCTAATAATGGAGTGTAGTTGCATAAGTATCTTGTACTTGAGAAGCTCCAGTAATCTGAACTTGAACTTTAAGAGCATCACACAGATGGGGATCTTTTAAAGGTATATTGAAATTTGGGAATAATGTGACAAAAACAATTCCAGCATTTAGAGTTGTCTGGACAGTTCCTATGACTGCATGTTGATACTCCAAAAATATGGAGTCAAGAAGTGCCATTCTAGAGACTGTAGGGAGTCCTTTTCTTCCATGGAAAGTTAATGCCAACCTTACGGCACCAAAGTGGAGATGAGTATACCCTTGCTTTTGCCATGAGCTAACAAATTCCCTAGGAAGGGAAAGAGTAATGAAGTTTTCACCATCATTTGCTGGAATATTGAACTGGTCAAACTTAGAGGCTTGGACATATTCTTTTACAGTAGAAGGATGAGAAGgaccaatatatttttttatggtttttttgaAAGAGGATTGGGGTTTATTAAATATAGTGTAGGAATTTACAATAGGGGGATCAGTAATAGGGATTTCACTATCTTCTGGTACATGGGAGATTTCATATAAATATTCTAGTCTATTTCCTATGGATTTACGAAAGGAAGGGTCAAAAGGGAATTTAGAGGTATCACTCATTGTAGAAGATGTGGTAGCCATAATGGTTTTCAACAGAAAGAGTTGTTTTCCACACACCAAACAGGACCACACTACCAACTTTTGGCTAAAAAGTCCACAAGGTGACATTGGAAAACTAGCTTTTTTGGTTCACTTAAAAACAGACTCCTTAGCATTCTACTTGATTATATAGTCTTGTGTTCTGATGTGATTAATACAGAGTATCCACTTATTGTTGCAACTATAAACCATAGAGCATACTAATCAAGACAATAATCAAAGTATACTAATCAAAGGAGAATATACATGatatggctctgataccaaatatAGAGAGAACATATAGAAAGACAAAATATAGAGGAAGACACAAAGATTCAAAGGGGGTGTAAGAAGATTATTATGGAAGTTGGTTGAGGATGTAAACAGCTAACAATACATACAATATTACCGGAAGATGTGGAATAGAACAGGATACTATATACAACAAACTTGTGGGGTCCACCCTCATGTGAGGGAGAGGAAGCATGCAACGGAAACATAATAGATTTACTCCTAAGCAACACAATAAAAGCATAGACACTAACACCACCATCGCTAACAAGCCTCCCTTACAGCTCCTCATCAACCAAGTCATTTAGCATTACGAGTATTATTATCAGGTTATATtagaataattaattaaataattacatttacaatttcataattaaataattacattTACAATTTCATAACAGCTTAAGCTTCTTGGAAAATTGTTAACTTTATCTGGTTTAACAAGTGTCATAGGGCATTTAACAAGGAAGCATTTAATACAATTTGCCATAGTCAATTTTTTATGCCTTTATAACACATGCATGTCTCTTACTTTTCGATCCATATCCATTAACAAACATTTTGAACTTTTGATGATATATTACACGCTAAATTTATTAGTAGTATTTATTACACACTACTTGTTATCACACCTttacacacaaacaaaaattgTACTGAAAATGTGATTAGAGTCACGATTTTCAAGTAGAAATCATGACTTCAAGTCATGTTTTCAATCCAAATTTTGCGTGTGTATAAAGTTTTGTGCAAGAAAGTGTGTGTAGCAACTAATAATAATTCCCCTGAATTTAAACCTTTCTCCGTCTATCCTtcatttaaaaacttaaaaatccTACGTGTTAATTTCTATCCTCATTTGTTAACAGATTAAGCTTTTGGTACACTTTGATAATTTATCAGGTTAAGTCATGGTGGGCAAAGAAAGACGTGCTAAGCATCCTAACACACTCATGGACAAGCACACTCGAGGACGCGTTCATGTGGATAGGAGGGTAGCGACCCACAATGGCTTTTCGTTTGCTTTACTCCAAGTCAGGGATGCAACTTGAGGACCAACTTGCTGATTTTATTCAAGGGTTGAGCAGTGGTGACTTGGGTGATCTCTCTCCAAGTCAGCTCAACCAGCTTGATAAGGTGCAGATGAGGACAATAAAGGAGGAGAGAAATATAACTGAAAAGATCGCGAAGCATCAGGAGACGGTGGCAGATTCAACTATGGTTGGGTTGTCACATGCGGTAACGGAGTTGATGAGGAACAAGTTGAGTTGGCTCTAATGGCAAAGGAGGAGGGCTTGGAGGAGATATTGCATAACGCTGATGATTTACGCTTGAGAACTCTGAAAGCCATTCTAGATATTGTCACTCCAATGCAGGCTGTGCATTTCTTGATTGCTGCTGCTGAGTTACACCTCAGGTTTCATGACTGGGGGAAGAAGAAGGATGCAAGGCAACACCATGGTACTGGTGGGAATTGATCAACTTGTGCGTTTCACAAACTTGTATGCTTAAATCTAAAGCCAATAAACTGGCTTCTTTGAAAGAAGTTAGCTTGaagttacttttttgttttaaggaTACAAGCTTAGAGAAAGGCACAAATAAGTAGTGGCTGCATGTTTTTGGATTAAGAAAAcgaaaagaaaaatccaaaaatgtgTAGCTCAGGAAGTAGTTTGGAGAATTAGGCACTTGGGTAGGATCAGAATGAAGGGCATCTTGAAGTTTTTGTTGAACTTCTATGTCGTGCTAGAGTTTTGTTGGTAGGTGTTTGGTGCTGCTCTATCTACTAGCTAGCTACTATATGGTGTTAACTGATATCTTGATTGTAATTTCAGTAAGTATAAACATAAATTTTCTCACAATTGTTTTACAATTGCTGAGATATTAagttgagctttttttttttttttttttgcctttggcTAATTTTGCAAACGTATTAGTTatgtgacaaaaattgaaacatatTATTTATGTGACCacttttggaactcgagttcttatggaaatttaaaaaatatatcatctCATGATTTTTACCATGAGACTCGTGTTCTTCTTTTGGAACTCGAGTCCAAAAGTGGCCACATAACtaatatgttttaattttggtcacataactgatatgtttgcaaaattagcttcatgaaaaataatatatatatatatatttaaaaaattttaaatttaaaaatatataaaaaaaataaaaaaaaaccttgttaaGTTGTTAACGGTAGATAATAAAGTTGAGGTAATAACAAGGCCATATGAAAATTAATGACTTATTAACTTAActgttatgaaaaatgttgtatacatagaaatatgtaattttggttgtaatatatataataatattttgtgGAAGTTAAGTATAATTCAGTAATCACAGTGGTTGACATAAGAATTAAGATTACAAAAGTTTCCTTTATTCCATTCATGGATTAAACATAGcatgtattatttttgtgtCTTATTAAATGGTTGgctaaaaaatcaaaagtaaGATTACTAGGTGAATCCTAACGGTGCTAGCCCGCCCAACTTTAACCATCCCAAATAGATAGAGAGAGGATTCACAATAGATACATGCTAAATGGAACTAAAATAAATGTTTGGTAAAAAGTACACGATGTCACAGCTAAGGAAACTATGGCAAAGCTAAGGATTTTTTGATAATGGAAAAACTGAGAATTACATGTAGCACTACTTGAGACTGTCTTGCATCTCTTATTTTCTTCCTACTGCAAAAAGATTGTGAAGACTCGCTAATGTTGTCAAGTAAAATCCGCCATACAAGTATCTCCTTTTATAGTTGGAAGCACTACTGCGACATTTACAAGGAAACAGACAAATAGAATTCTTAAGTACACATCCATTAAATAACATATCTTACACAgcataaataaagaaagaaaaatcagattgtGCTGATGGAGGCATACACTGCATAGATTTTTACATATTTGAAGAATACACTTTAGCCAAGCATGATGGCCTGTGTTCCAGACATAAATATGGTAGACAATATACTAATATAGTTTCAAGGTGTAAAAGAACATTATAAATAGGACTCAGAAGTCACTAGTTTCATCTTAAGATTCCAGTACTTCATTGGATAAattaaagcataaaaaaatgttagtacTTAATTACCTTAATCACAGTTCATCGTTCACTGTTGTATCTGGTTGGACTTGGACCGTCTGGTCCCGATTCTTCTGAATAAAATCAATGATCTCCTCCTTTGTTTTATTCCCATCATACTTCAACAGGATGCCACTTGTAGATTTAAAGTACAAAGTTGGGTATCCTAGTACCTCAAAGCTATCGCTTGGGATGTCGTTTTCAGTCGCATCCTTGACAGTAGTAAGATCaaaccaactcaaaatcaaaaccaattaaGAATGTATCTGAGACTGAAGAAGTACGAGAAACATGATAGAATTAACTGAAGTTAAAGTATTTAACAAAACAGATCAGACAGATGAGTAGATGACTAATTAGAATAGCAGTCAGTAATTGCATAAAAGCTAGCTATTATGGATCTAACATGTttagaaatatcaaaaatatagGTAACAAAGAATAGACATAATTTATATGAAACGCTATGTGACTAGCATAAAACTTGATgtaacatgtttattaaatttgGTTGACCAATCTCAAAGGGATAAATGAATGCAACACAAAGGTTAACacgttttttattatttatgctTATTTTTACTGTGAGTTCATACCGGGTTTGATCAGCAAGAAAGGAAAATGGTTTAGACAAAAAGACAAGTTACAACGTGTAGATTGGATGTCTGTTTTTCACTGATTCTTGGGTCTGTAGCTAAATGTTAGTCCTAAATCACTTTGTCTCAAGGTTTTGTCTTCAGTGCTCTTTCCTTGAGGCTCAAGTTGTGCAAAGCTGCAAGCTATTAGCCTCAAAATGCATTAAATATGGATGCTTTGGTTTCAACTACTTAACCTATTTTCACCGATGGCCTACAGGGGCAAAATGTTGTAAAGTGCTGTGGAAAAGTCTGTGCTCCATGACAACAAGAACAAAGATTTAAACCAAATACCACAAAACTAAAATTAGTAGCACAATATGAAGTATTAGTTATGTATAAATGGGTAAATGAACTGTCTTTGAAATACATGActggaaaaaaacaaagattctTACCAGTTTTGCAATGAGAACATCAGTATCATTTTCAAATGAGCCAGCAACTTCTTCCAAAATTGGGGCCAGTTTCTTGCAAAGTCCACACCAAGGTGCATAAAACTCTAGCAGAACTGTGAGTAGAACAAGTAAAAaccattaatattttttcttttccataataAGCATTAAAGAATTGTTGAGGCAGAGAGGTGGAGAGTTATCaagataaagaaaatataatatttactCCATTTCAATATATTTGCCCATATAACAAATCATTGCCATCCTCACAAGACACAAATTTAACACATTTATAAACTTTTTGTGTAACATCATAATGCTATTTTAAGGAAGTTAATTTAAAACTCTCACAACACCATTTTGCTTACAAAAAAAGCAGTTCAGAAAAGATTCAACTTTCAATCGCTGAACAAATTTTTGCAAACAATTGCGTAAGGCCTAAGCCCAATCCATATTTGACTGTAATACATTAAGGATATTCTGGTAATTAATTCAAGCATAAAACTTTCTAGGGGTTTCTACTTTGGGACCAAGTTGgtctttattttgaattcaatggTCCTTAGTTTAGTAGTTAAATTAGGAGTCTTAATGCTACTTTTATAAGAAAGAATTCTCATATATATTGCGTTCAATCAATGTACTCAAAGAATTGATATTTCATAAATGAaattatgattaatttgttttattgaaaaatgCATGCCTAGAgttttctctcttcttattCTTTGCCTCACTGTTACTATTCAGTCATTATTTTCATTACCTTTAAACAATAacaaacttctctctctctctcttctccttaCATATCAAAACTCCAAAATTCACATACTTTCTCTACCAAACAGACACCCAAGAAGGCAAGAACCCCTTGAAACAACACTTAAATCCTAATATTGTTGCTGTCAACAATTTCCAGTAAGCAGATTTCTAAATTTGGAGTCTGTATTAGCCACCAATGTGAAACCTTTTCAAACCCTATTTCAACCTACAAACCTTAACTCTAGCCTTTCCTCACCATAACAACTCCCAAAATCATAACTTTTCCTGCCCAAAATCCCACCACTAGTACAGACAGAAATATTATCTAATTAGTCCTGCATCAGAAAAGTGAAGGCTAATTTCTTTAACTTAAAACAAGTAGGTTCAGAATACTTCATAGAGGGACTTTTACAGCACTGTTAAAATGGTAATTTATGGCATTCTAATTAAGGGTTCTATTTTATAAAAGTGAGATTGCACGAGTTACAATATGTCTTTCTGGCTTCATGGGCATAAAtcagatattattattaatactgATAAATGAtatgttttatgaaaaaaatagtaataataatcaAAGTGAAAACGAAACAGATATCACTGACATCAGTGGGACTGGTCTAGAGTCCCAACTCATATGTAGAGATCATTAGCTTTTCAATTAGGTTTTAGAAAATCCATTCAACAGCTCTTTTTGGaagaaatttctaaaaatttcaaattgtgCGGTTTTAGACAAACAACTATAGGAATAAACTTTGAATGATGCAACTAATGAAACACTAATAAAGACAGACCATTTTTTCCAGAGTTGAAAACCATGTCATGTAGGCTTTCAGCAACAACCACTTTCACAGGCTCAATATTAGTTTCAGGAATGGGCTGTGACTTTATGAATGGCTTTAAATTTCCATCCTGAAACATGACCACATTGGAAAtcagaaattttttaatgaataagaCAAAAAATCAAGCAATAAAATAACTGAGCAAGATTTTTCAAGTCAAGAAATGGAACAAACTACATTCATGAGGTGAAGAATAATGCATCACTAATATGAATCATATTAGTGGCAACAGAAGCAGGAGAGCATTACCGTGTATTGCTTCAACCAAGGTGCAATATGTTCCGGCTCCAAGTTTGGTTTAAGGTACTTCTGACCATCATTTTTTAGTATGAAGAGGAGAGGTACCAGGTCATCATTGAATCCAAAGTACTGCCCGCCCAAACCAAATACAAAGTAAACATACCAAAAGAGTAGgctattaaaaaataacaataaaaatgggTGGGTTGGAAAAACGATAACCTCAAGTGGCCCTTGGCTCGCCTCAACGTCAGCTATTAGAAAGCTTATGCCCTTTCCTTTGTTGTGCAAAGCTACATCATGAAATTTTGACTTGAAACTATCAACATGATCGCCAGTGAAGTTCAAAAATAGCATCACCTACCAGTGTCCcccaaaaataaagaaggaaacTATTAGTAAGGTTATTGCGGGTAAGGCTATCTACCAATAACCTCTCCAGATCCTACAAAAGTGGGAGCCTTGTGTACTAGTACTAGTATAacagcttttattttttctttctttatttatttttaactattaGCACATAAAAAATCAGTAATGATATtaggcaaaaaaaaatgtattggaTGAATTTTTCCATATAAAAATGCACTCTTATAGACCAAGAAAGCACAATAGGGAAAAAAGGCAAATGgaatttcaaatattaaaaaactgaAAGGCTGCAGACTTAAATAAGGGCAGTGGGGATTACCAGACCCTAGAAAAACATGTAAGTGCACATCCACACCCAGCAACAACCAGTTaaaataagaaaggaaaaagtaTATGACAGTTTCATTCagcacaaaaataaattgtgacCTTGGCATTAGGGCTGTTGAAGAACTTGATAACAAATGGATGGTTACTTGGATCCTTGTCCAAAAGAGTCACAATAGGCAAACTAGCTTCTTCAACAAACTTCTCCAAAGCATCCACATTAAAATCCTGGAAACAATtaggcataaaaaaaattgttcatcaTATTAAGAAGTATACCAAATGCCATAAGATCTATGTAATCAAATTGCATTCCACAGTACCTGGAAATCAACAAACAGTTCGTCAAATGGTTTTATCAATCTCACTGTTGGCCTGTCCACTGAAGATCCACCCTTTGGAAGGAGTTTGGCATCCAAAGTGCGACCAAACTTATAGTCAAAATGCAAATTTTCTGCTAAAGCAGTGAAGTTATCAAATTCCTCCCCAGAGAATTGTGGAAAAATTCCAATCTGTTGAATTGGACACACATTATTGGTACAAAGTGGACCTGCCAAGGGAAGAAACAGAAGCTGAAACTAAAACCAAAAATTCTTACAATTAAGATCTTGTTTTCGCCAATAAGGCTAGCAGCATCTTCCACAGATTTTATTTCAACTGATGCAGGTGCAACTTGCTTTTTCATGTAAGCTACTATATGATCAGCTTCATGAGGGCCTTTATATTCTTGAATATTCTTTCCTCCATTTCTTAAAATCTTAAGAGTAGGGAAAGCCCTTATGTCAAATTCGTCTGCAAGTGCCTCATTTGCTTCATcatttgcatctatttttgccAGAATGACTGGAGGTTCATGGCTACTCAAAATGCAAGCAGCTTTTTCATACTACAAATTACAAGATTtgcatttgaaaaaattttattcaattaagaatGCACTTGGCCTACATTTGCAAAGAATGGGGACAACTATGACTTTAACCTaatgagaaaagaaattaattaccTCTGGAGCAAGCTTCATAGAAAAGTTACACCTGCACAAGGGAAGGGAAAGATATATTAGACTAAAATATGAGCCCAACCCACCtaacaaaacaaacaagaaaataataatttaaacttctGAATGAGAGAGATAAGAGTACACAGGTCACAGGAAACAAactcaggggaaaaaaaaaactctactgAAACAATGTGGTAGCTAATACACATGCTTGAACACAAGCATTGTTTTAATCACACAAGTTTGAACAAGAATCTAATTAAGCATAAACTCTTGAAGGATCATTTAAATTATAGAACAGTTTGAATGATGGttaaattaaatgtaaaatgtGCAAGAAATAAATACAGGCGATAAACTTGAGGTCATATTGACTCTTATAGCCAAAAATGCTCAGTATAGCTAAAAATGCTCAGAATAGGCTGCTCTCAGTAAATCACTGACTTTTACTATTAGAGGACTATTAGCTCACCAGCCACGGTATTGTTGGTCCCAAAGAAGGATGACAACCCTCTGAATGGAtgtaaactttttaaattttatatcttttcaCTAAGCCAAACATCTAAATGGGAAGCTATCATCATCCCTAAGGGAAAACATGGTGTGTGAGATTTATTATGTTGTGATCGCCCCTTCACATTCCTATTGGCAGAAGCGTAGGCTGGGCCACTATCAATAAGTGACCCTCTCCTATATGGCCAATACATGGGACATTACTCTTGCGGACCCAATAGGGCCAATACACTAGATATGACGCTGTTAATCATGTTTTGGTTACATCTCTTTTTGCATTCCTGTTATGTTCATGTGGTAGTGAATCTATATAttcttccttttcatttttttttttttttttgagaaacttccTTTTCATTATTTACTCTAAAGTTTCATATTGttattaattgttgtaaatCTGTTACTTTGGTAACTAAATCATTGCACCTTTATCTTTGtattacctatatatatataactttggtactcattataaattattttataccTATCTTTGTCTTGTTAGTATGCCACTTCCTagtcctacattttttttttttaagagagtttcaacctatgacatccactcctgatgatagttctttatcatcaatccaagacaccaatcgatttttggtaTAGGTAGGAATTGAaatccagatctcttattcaatcgtAATGTAAAGTTATGATTTCCAACTATTTTgtattggctttaattccgtgccaaatttgattgtaatttcttcaatcattttccctGTATGTATATTggtttatttgtaagggatgagtgtgagaaattggtgaagaatcaagcttcaAAAGATGAATCAGTGGAATTTACGACTAGCTCGCAAGAAGCAACCCACGAAAAGGCCATATGTGGAACACATgactagaagctgaagagtcatgtcAGGCTGTGAATTTCACGAGTGTTTCGCAAGAAGGACCAACCTGTGAAGCACCCGCAAAACTAtctgtttggcaaaaagttgtGTTGCTTTACCAAATCTTTTactcacactatatatacccttataacCCACGAATTGTAAGGaatgcttttcagagagaaaagctTAACAACTACACtagagagttagagattgttatacacACAATCATTTATACATTTCCTTGTGGTTTTTCTCAAACTCCTACCTCTTCATCtctaaatccttgagaggttgttaacccaaacacttaccacacccattctgagtgataagtgagattttggtgttactgggaagcattggaaggagTCATTCATTGGCAGATGCAATCAGGCTGAATTGCGGGATCTACAAAGCTAGAGAGAGACAAGACTccgagaagtccgttggtagcaggagcttggagggctcaagtacatggggtaaaCTAGGTTTGGaaggtcttttgttattcgtgtactccaactttattctctaatgGATCAATTTCAACTTAGAGGATCGCGGAGAGGTTTATTGCTGAGTTCTTCGATTtgctcttcgataacacatcttaatgttatcttgtgtttgcatctctcttccctactttttaagttttcattttattgttgataatggatgaatatggcttagggtagtgtTATTGGTTCATTGCgcttatttactcttgttctgcactttgtttaaattagaataaaagCAATCTAaccgtaatttttaattgggaatctaaacaagctcttgtgttttagcacAAATCTGAGCTTTCACATaagaaactttactagttgagttaactggaactcacCCTAATCCTACTTATTGGATTGTGTAGTTCattatatattatttcaatatttttcacatcaATTTTCGTTCTTATAGTCTTAACATGATCGTTTAGGACATGCTCCTTATTCCCTTCAAGTTTCTCGTTGAGATTTCAAGTACACAGATACATTTGGATAGATTTTCTTTATGCGTTTTAAGTTCAACTATCATTTTGGGAGTTTACATTGTCAAAgttattttgagatttttttttttttttttaaatttcttatttcgAGAAGACTAGATTacatggtcattttttttttttttaatttacaaaatgaaacaacaatattcaGAAAAACCCATATAATTCAACAACtgaaattatcataatcacaTGCATAAcgataatttttgaaaaaaaaaaaaaaaaaaaaaaaactattaatggATGCTGACTAAAAGATTCAATATAAAAGCAAACTCAAAGCTACTGTCCTACCTTTccaatgaaccaaacaaaaccattaTGAAGAAAGACACAGAAAAAGAGTGAATACATTGAGAAGCATACCATGGAGCATAGAACTTGACAACAATGAAG of the Quercus robur chromosome 10, dhQueRobu3.1, whole genome shotgun sequence genome contains:
- the LOC126703475 gene encoding protein disulfide-isomerase-like isoform X2 encodes the protein MKLAPEYEKAACILSSHEPPVILAKIDANDEANEALADEFDIRAFPTLKILRNGGKNIQEYKGPHEADHIVAYMKKQVAPASVEIKSVEDAASLIGENKILIIGIFPQFSGEEFDNFTALAENLHFDYKFGRTLDAKLLPKGGSSVDRPTVRLIKPFDELFVDFQDFNVDALEKFVEEASLPIVTLLDKDPSNHPFVIKFFNSPNAKVMLFLNFTGDHVDSFKSKFHDVALHNKGKGISFLIADVEASQGPLEYFGFNDDLVPLLFILKNDGQKYLKPNLEPEHIAPWLKQYTDGNLKPFIKSQPIPETNIEPVKVVVAESLHDMVFNSGKNVLLEFYAPWCGLCKKLAPILEEVAGSFENDTDVLIAKLDATENDIPSDSFEVLGYPTLYFKSTSGILLKYDGNKTKEEIIDFIQKNRDQTVQVQPDTTVNDEL
- the LOC126703475 gene encoding protein disulfide-isomerase-like isoform X1, giving the protein MNIDSDFKLWATLFLCMLVPFLCNAGLVSAEEGEHVRVLTLDHSNFTDIVSKLNFIVVKFYAPWCNFSMKLAPEYEKAACILSSHEPPVILAKIDANDEANEALADEFDIRAFPTLKILRNGGKNIQEYKGPHEADHIVAYMKKQVAPASVEIKSVEDAASLIGENKILIIGIFPQFSGEEFDNFTALAENLHFDYKFGRTLDAKLLPKGGSSVDRPTVRLIKPFDELFVDFQDFNVDALEKFVEEASLPIVTLLDKDPSNHPFVIKFFNSPNAKVMLFLNFTGDHVDSFKSKFHDVALHNKGKGISFLIADVEASQGPLEYFGFNDDLVPLLFILKNDGQKYLKPNLEPEHIAPWLKQYTDGNLKPFIKSQPIPETNIEPVKVVVAESLHDMVFNSGKNVLLEFYAPWCGLCKKLAPILEEVAGSFENDTDVLIAKLDATENDIPSDSFEVLGYPTLYFKSTSGILLKYDGNKTKEEIIDFIQKNRDQTVQVQPDTTVNDEL